In the genome of Massilibacillus massiliensis, one region contains:
- a CDS encoding nitroreductase family protein, translating into MKEIFNRRSIRKFKNQAVEPEKIDRLLRAAMQAPSAGNQQPWEFIVVQEKENLEKISQVSPYAKMAANSAVTFVLVANENDLKIPTAWEQDLAAAAENLLLEAVHLELGGVWLGVATADFVAENVRNLFHLPSHIKPFALISVGYPDGQKNEFMDRYKAEKVHIEKW; encoded by the coding sequence ATGAAAGAAATATTCAATCGAAGAAGTATCCGTAAATTTAAAAATCAGGCTGTTGAGCCGGAAAAAATTGATCGCTTACTTCGAGCAGCGATGCAGGCTCCTTCGGCAGGCAACCAGCAGCCGTGGGAATTTATTGTCGTACAGGAAAAAGAGAATTTAGAAAAAATTTCTCAAGTTTCTCCTTATGCGAAGATGGCTGCAAATTCAGCAGTTACCTTCGTTTTAGTAGCAAATGAAAATGATCTAAAAATTCCGACCGCTTGGGAACAAGATTTAGCTGCCGCTGCTGAAAATTTATTATTAGAAGCAGTGCATCTAGAACTTGGTGGTGTATGGCTTGGTGTTGCAACGGCAGACTTTGTTGCTGAAAATGTACGCAATTTATTTCATCTGCCGTCTCATATAAAACCATTTGCACTGATTTCTGTAGGCTATCCCGATGGTCAAAAGAATGAATTTATGGATCGTTATAAAGCTGAAAAAGTACACATTGAAAAATGGTAA
- a CDS encoding DEAD/DEAH box helicase, with amino-acid sequence MLSEDIIKQQAAMGSSYKKGCYYYETGRVEDIEFISDQNLFVAQVSGREIYSVSINFDAQYKIKNYHCECPAFYEYNGACKHIVAVMKTIKDDWDNYFSKESTVIRFLDKKEKPKLQLTKPAQEMLNFFIQKSESMHNKMSPVPVRLTGTYIFSIVSGHKKSSLKFLIGSERMYVVKHITQLMEALETNKNLYYGKNFAFDPQYMVFDTASQALVDLLYQGYIEEKQRSSWNYYASYGSAFSDARYYTLTNRTLKQFFTCMADKAFDIEINDEKLKGIMIEYGRPQLNLTIHNIKGGVRLALELEPDEVIYGLDDDYEYLYYQQKIYQVDAEFSQSIKPILDCLSTQHAVGVDIPESSASTFFSGMLPALEKISTVHLKSGVLAKYAREKLAKAVYLDKLKNGMSARVEFRYGEKVVQFHDDKSQNEIMMDGKVLLRSTIEETQLLNLFRKYGFIWENGQLVQLDEEKVYLFLQEGLLELKDIAEVFYTDAFKNIRIKEASNISAGVRLNTETDMLELSLDFDDISLKELMELLTSYKIKKRYHRLQDGSFIPLDSPAFEVSARMLTQLGVRPNDLKKKVIELPKYRALYLDSLARETGEFYMERSSAFKKMVQDIKEPEDVEYQVPDGIQGKLRAYQKTGFKWLKSLANYGFGGILADDMGLGKTLQVLTFLLFEKTDTPQPSLVIAPTSLVYNWEEEVQKFAPSLRTLVVSGDPETRATQLQEVDEVDLVVTSYALIKRDIEFYEKKKFLYCFLDEAQHVKNPNTLNAKTVKKIRAKNYFALTGTPIENTLTELWSIFDFIMPGYLQSHRTFTSKFEQPIVKNSDKQALNELSRHIKPFIMRRMKKAVLKELPEKVESKLSCEMTEQQVKLYAAWAVQAKAELDTEIAAHGFSKSQIKILALLTRLRQICCHPSLFIEDYHGGSGKLEVFKEIVKEAVNAGHRVLIFSQFTGMLAIIKEELVKMNISHYYLDGSTPAEDRIKLVHSFNAGDREVFLISLKAGGTGLNLTGADTVIHYDPWWNPAVEDQATDRAYRIGQKNSVQVYKFIAKNTVEEKIYELQNKKREMIDSLVKPGENFLTKLSEDEIRKLFVL; translated from the coding sequence ATGTTGTCGGAAGATATCATAAAACAGCAAGCCGCTATGGGGTCATCTTATAAAAAGGGTTGTTATTATTATGAGACAGGACGTGTAGAAGATATCGAATTTATTTCGGATCAAAATTTATTTGTGGCGCAGGTTTCGGGGCGGGAAATCTACAGCGTTTCAATCAATTTTGATGCGCAGTATAAGATAAAAAACTATCATTGTGAGTGTCCGGCTTTTTATGAGTATAACGGGGCCTGCAAGCATATTGTGGCGGTAATGAAGACGATCAAAGATGATTGGGATAATTATTTTTCTAAAGAAAGTACGGTTATTCGTTTTCTAGATAAAAAGGAAAAGCCAAAGCTGCAATTGACAAAACCAGCACAAGAAATGCTGAATTTTTTTATACAAAAATCCGAAAGTATGCATAATAAAATGTCACCTGTTCCAGTTCGATTGACAGGGACCTATATATTTTCCATTGTTTCCGGGCATAAAAAAAGTTCACTGAAATTTTTGATTGGCAGTGAACGGATGTATGTAGTAAAGCATATCACACAATTGATGGAAGCCTTAGAAACGAATAAGAATTTGTACTATGGAAAAAACTTTGCTTTCGATCCGCAGTATATGGTGTTTGATACAGCATCACAGGCGCTTGTAGATCTGTTGTATCAAGGCTATATAGAAGAAAAACAGCGTAGTAGCTGGAACTATTATGCAAGCTATGGGTCAGCTTTTTCTGATGCACGGTATTATACACTGACCAATCGTACGTTAAAACAATTCTTTACTTGCATGGCGGATAAAGCCTTTGATATAGAAATAAACGATGAAAAACTGAAAGGTATTATGATTGAATACGGACGGCCGCAGCTTAATCTGACAATTCATAATATCAAGGGCGGTGTTCGTCTGGCACTTGAGTTGGAGCCAGACGAAGTCATATATGGATTAGACGACGATTATGAGTATCTATATTATCAGCAAAAAATTTATCAGGTCGATGCCGAATTTTCCCAATCTATAAAACCAATCCTCGATTGTCTTTCGACGCAGCATGCAGTAGGTGTGGATATACCAGAAAGCAGTGCTTCCACATTTTTCTCAGGGATGTTGCCGGCGCTTGAAAAAATCAGTACAGTGCATCTTAAATCTGGCGTTTTGGCAAAGTACGCACGCGAGAAACTGGCGAAAGCTGTATATTTAGATAAGTTAAAGAATGGCATGAGCGCCCGGGTTGAATTTCGCTACGGTGAAAAAGTAGTGCAGTTTCATGATGATAAGTCGCAGAATGAAATCATGATGGATGGTAAGGTTCTTTTACGTTCCACGATTGAAGAAACCCAGCTGTTAAATTTGTTTCGTAAGTACGGCTTTATTTGGGAAAATGGACAGTTAGTGCAATTGGATGAAGAAAAAGTTTACTTGTTTCTGCAGGAAGGCCTTTTAGAATTAAAGGATATCGCCGAAGTTTTTTATACAGATGCGTTTAAAAATATTCGTATTAAAGAAGCCAGCAATATTTCTGCCGGGGTTCGTCTTAATACAGAAACGGATATGCTGGAACTCTCGCTTGACTTTGACGATATCTCGCTTAAAGAACTTATGGAATTATTGACTTCCTATAAAATAAAAAAGCGTTATCATCGTTTACAGGACGGATCTTTTATTCCCCTTGATTCACCGGCCTTTGAGGTTAGCGCAAGAATGCTTACCCAGCTTGGAGTCCGTCCCAATGATCTGAAAAAGAAAGTCATTGAACTTCCTAAATATCGTGCCTTATATTTAGATAGTTTGGCGCGCGAAACTGGTGAGTTTTATATGGAACGCAGCAGTGCTTTTAAGAAAATGGTACAGGATATAAAAGAGCCAGAGGATGTGGAATATCAAGTTCCGGATGGCATACAGGGAAAATTAAGAGCATATCAAAAGACGGGATTTAAATGGCTAAAATCTTTGGCAAACTATGGCTTTGGCGGGATTTTAGCGGATGATATGGGCTTAGGAAAAACCTTGCAGGTTCTTACCTTTTTGCTATTTGAAAAAACAGATACGCCGCAGCCTTCTTTGGTTATTGCACCTACTTCACTTGTTTATAACTGGGAAGAGGAAGTACAGAAATTTGCGCCTAGTCTGAGGACTTTGGTCGTATCGGGAGACCCGGAAACGAGAGCAACACAGCTTCAAGAAGTTGACGAAGTGGATTTAGTCGTAACTTCGTATGCCTTGATTAAACGTGATATTGAATTTTATGAAAAAAAGAAGTTTTTGTATTGCTTTCTGGATGAGGCACAGCATGTGAAGAACCCGAATACTTTGAATGCCAAAACTGTAAAAAAAATCAGAGCTAAGAATTATTTTGCGCTGACAGGCACACCAATCGAAAATACATTAACAGAGTTATGGTCAATTTTTGATTTTATCATGCCAGGCTATTTGCAAAGTCATAGGACTTTTACCAGTAAGTTTGAACAGCCTATTGTAAAAAATAGTGATAAACAAGCGCTTAATGAACTTAGTCGTCATATCAAGCCTTTCATTATGCGGCGGATGAAAAAAGCCGTGCTTAAGGAATTGCCGGAAAAAGTAGAAAGTAAACTGAGCTGTGAGATGACAGAGCAGCAGGTAAAACTTTATGCTGCTTGGGCAGTGCAGGCGAAAGCAGAACTTGACACTGAAATTGCCGCGCATGGTTTTTCAAAAAGTCAGATAAAAATTCTAGCATTACTAACGAGATTAAGACAAATTTGTTGCCATCCATCTCTATTTATCGAGGATTATCATGGTGGCAGCGGCAAGTTGGAAGTTTTTAAAGAGATTGTCAAGGAAGCAGTAAACGCTGGTCATCGGGTACTTATTTTTTCTCAGTTTACGGGTATGCTGGCGATTATTAAAGAAGAGTTAGTAAAAATGAATATATCTCATTATTATTTGGACGGATCAACGCCAGCCGAAGATCGGATAAAACTTGTGCATTCTTTTAATGCTGGAGATAGAGAGGTATTTCTCATATCGCTTAAAGCAGGAGGTACAGGACTAAATCTGACAGGGGCAGATACCGTAATTCATTATGATCCATGGTGGAATCCTGCGGTAGAAGATCAGGCGACAGATCGGGCGTATCGCATCGGTCAGAAAAATTCAGTCCAAGTATACAAATTTATTGCAAAAAATACAGTGGAAGAAAAAATCTATGAACTCCAAAATAAAAAGCGAGAAATGATCGACAGCTTAGTAAAACCCGGCGAAAATTTCTTGACTAAGCTAAGTGAAGATGAAATACGGAAGTTGTTTGTTCTCTAG
- a CDS encoding EFR1 family ferrodoxin (N-terminal region resembles flavodoxins. C-terminal ferrodoxin region binds two 4Fe-4S clusters.), with the protein MHTTIYYFTGTGNSLKIAKDLQTNLTDAKIVRIHKNTDHNDALNADRIGFIFPVYFRGLPHMLKRFVETMPVHKDIYYFAIASYGSSAAISFQQLQQILIDRGGSLSATFGISMPGNMWFMYYPHPKQDFIDRIDNEPQEISAIAAAIDHKEKNETTALITDSMAEKMYHDFNPSKMDIDFWTKDTCIGCGICAKTCPANNITIKQGRPCWQHHCEYCLACIHWCPQEAIEYKQDSIQKERYHHPAIKVQELFVK; encoded by the coding sequence ATGCATACAACAATTTATTATTTTACTGGTACAGGTAATTCTCTAAAAATAGCAAAGGACTTACAAACCAATCTAACCGATGCTAAAATCGTAAGAATTCATAAAAACACGGATCATAATGACGCTTTAAACGCGGACAGAATTGGATTCATCTTTCCTGTCTATTTTCGCGGACTTCCCCATATGTTAAAGCGATTTGTCGAAACGATGCCTGTTCATAAGGATATATACTACTTCGCAATTGCGAGCTATGGAAGTTCTGCAGCTATTTCCTTTCAGCAATTGCAACAGATTTTAATTGACAGGGGCGGCAGTTTGTCGGCAACCTTCGGCATATCAATGCCGGGCAACATGTGGTTTATGTATTATCCGCATCCAAAACAAGACTTTATCGATCGGATTGACAATGAACCACAAGAAATTTCTGCAATTGCTGCAGCCATTGATCATAAAGAAAAAAATGAAACAACCGCCCTAATCACGGATTCTATGGCGGAAAAAATGTATCATGATTTTAACCCCAGCAAAATGGATATAGATTTTTGGACAAAAGATACTTGCATTGGCTGTGGGATCTGCGCCAAAACATGTCCGGCAAATAATATCACCATTAAACAAGGCCGCCCCTGCTGGCAGCATCATTGCGAATATTGCTTAGCCTGCATTCATTGGTGCCCGCAAGAGGCGATCGAATACAAACAAGACTCTATTCAAAAAGAACGCTATCATCATCCAGCAATAAAAGTCCAAGAGCTCTTTGTAAAATGA
- a CDS encoding TetR/AcrR family transcriptional regulator: protein MILPEYEDLIIFDKGGCKDYMKQNTKILKGEKSKAQLIECASRLFLEKGYNATGINEIINSAGLSKGSFYFYFSSKKDLAISVAEYYNQIMLTDIAKTAKDKTWEAFVEKLVGDLLKKAKGGKSFGCPMAVLGMETAILDPDIAAKNYASLQSIIAIFTDVLKRSGVSEEKATSSAERAFAIYEGYLLLYRLGKDLHELEKLLRDLKEI, encoded by the coding sequence GTGATATTACCTGAATATGAGGATTTAATAATTTTTGATAAAGGTGGATGTAAAGACTATATGAAGCAAAACACAAAAATTTTAAAAGGTGAAAAGTCTAAAGCGCAATTGATAGAATGTGCATCTCGTTTATTTCTGGAAAAAGGGTATAATGCAACAGGAATTAACGAAATCATAAACAGCGCTGGATTGTCTAAAGGGTCGTTCTATTTTTATTTCTCAAGTAAAAAAGATCTAGCAATATCCGTAGCTGAATATTATAACCAAATCATGCTTACTGACATTGCAAAGACTGCAAAAGATAAAACATGGGAAGCTTTTGTCGAAAAACTAGTGGGGGATCTCCTTAAAAAAGCAAAAGGAGGGAAGAGTTTTGGATGCCCAATGGCTGTATTAGGGATGGAGACTGCTATTTTAGATCCAGATATTGCCGCTAAAAATTATGCATCTTTACAGAGTATAATTGCGATCTTTACAGATGTACTGAAGAGGTCAGGGGTTTCTGAAGAAAAAGCGACCAGCAGTGCGGAGCGTGCATTTGCGATATATGAAGGATATTTGTTGTTATATAGATTAGGCAAAGATCTTCATGAATTAGAAAAACTTTTAAGAGATTTAAAAGAAATATAA
- the nudC gene encoding NAD(+) diphosphatase: MIQDIGPKIFNNNFKHQKAKESDVFLSYEGDTVLIKEDKDKLWCPSFADFQEKYPALIEKAQFLFTINEIHYFLVDEQGLDSVDGWIYVNVRRFRSEPKYWRSFAGAVGWQLNRWYSDHKFCSRCKTPLKKSDKERMLYCDSCNFQIYPKISPAVIVAVHDKNRLLLTKYAGREHVRHSLIAGFAEIGESLEQTVHREVLEEAGLKVKNLKFYKSQPWPFTDTLLAGFYAELDGDDAITLETDELALGVWVERENIPLEDELQMSLTSEVIAAFKKNEIDV; encoded by the coding sequence ATGATCCAGGATATTGGACCAAAAATATTCAATAATAATTTTAAACATCAAAAAGCCAAAGAATCTGATGTTTTCCTTTCATATGAAGGAGATACCGTTCTAATAAAAGAAGACAAAGACAAGCTGTGGTGTCCGTCTTTTGCTGATTTTCAGGAAAAATATCCTGCACTTATCGAGAAGGCACAGTTTCTTTTTACCATCAACGAAATTCATTACTTTCTGGTAGACGAACAGGGGCTTGATTCCGTGGATGGCTGGATTTATGTGAATGTGCGCCGTTTCCGTTCAGAACCAAAATATTGGCGTTCCTTTGCCGGTGCTGTCGGTTGGCAGCTAAATCGCTGGTATTCGGATCATAAATTTTGCAGCAGATGTAAGACGCCCCTGAAAAAATCCGATAAAGAGCGCATGCTCTATTGTGACAGCTGCAACTTTCAGATCTACCCGAAAATTTCACCGGCGGTCATTGTCGCTGTACATGACAAAAATCGTCTCCTTTTAACAAAATACGCCGGAAGAGAACACGTTCGTCATTCACTGATTGCCGGTTTTGCAGAAATCGGGGAAAGCCTTGAACAAACCGTGCATCGCGAAGTACTGGAAGAAGCCGGACTGAAAGTGAAAAACCTGAAATTTTACAAGAGCCAGCCGTGGCCGTTTACCGATACGCTCCTCGCCGGATTTTATGCCGAACTCGACGGCGATGATGCCATCACGCTGGAAACCGATGAACTTGCACTTGGTGTCTGGGTAGAGAGAGAAAATATTCCCCTCGAAGACGAGCTGCAAATGAGCCTGACCAGCGAAGTGATCGCCGCCTTTAAGAAAAATGAAATTGATGTATAG
- a CDS encoding carbohydrate ABC transporter permease, giving the protein MEINKKGICARNRDCLLAYGLILPSLIVFGIFMFYPLFYTIYLSFFDWNMIKPIKTFVGWKNYIALFQDPLTYIVLKNTLTYLGILLVLNCAAPYVLAFILSFVIKRGQSFYKSAFFLPSVISLVVGSILYLWILNPVSGPAAIIANLLGIPLPVWSKTPGLVIVILSFITTWKVFGYNFIVIFGGVAGVPREVIEAARIDNVPLYRIFFDIVLPMSGATGIYIFIMTIVQGLQYVFTPIKVITQGGPDNASSNVIYHVYQEGFNLYHTGYASAFAIVTMALFIVLLIFEFKYVEKGIYYEK; this is encoded by the coding sequence ATGGAAATAAACAAAAAAGGAATCTGCGCTAGAAACCGGGACTGTCTGTTAGCGTATGGGTTAATCCTTCCGTCGCTGATTGTATTTGGAATATTTATGTTTTATCCACTCTTTTATACCATTTATTTAAGTTTTTTTGATTGGAATATGATTAAGCCGATCAAAACTTTCGTCGGTTGGAAAAATTATATCGCTTTATTTCAAGATCCATTGACGTATATTGTGTTAAAAAATACGCTGACCTATCTTGGTATTTTATTAGTGCTTAACTGTGCAGCACCGTATGTTTTAGCGTTTATTTTATCCTTTGTCATCAAACGTGGTCAAAGTTTTTATAAAAGTGCATTTTTTTTGCCAAGTGTAATTTCACTTGTTGTAGGGTCTATTTTGTATTTATGGATTTTAAACCCCGTATCCGGTCCGGCTGCGATTATTGCCAACCTACTGGGTATTCCCTTACCTGTTTGGAGTAAAACGCCGGGTTTGGTTATTGTCATATTGAGTTTCATCACAACATGGAAAGTGTTTGGCTATAATTTCATTGTCATATTTGGCGGTGTGGCAGGTGTGCCGCGTGAAGTCATTGAAGCAGCGCGGATTGATAATGTGCCGTTATATAGAATTTTCTTTGATATTGTGCTGCCGATGAGCGGGGCTACCGGAATCTATATTTTTATTATGACAATTGTTCAAGGATTGCAGTATGTTTTTACGCCAATCAAGGTCATTACGCAAGGCGGACCGGATAATGCCAGCTCCAATGTGATTTATCACGTATATCAAGAGGGCTTTAATTTATATCACACAGGATACGCTTCAGCTTTTGCGATTGTAACGATGGCATTATTTATTGTACTGCTGATTTTTGAATTTAAATATGTGGAGAAAGGTATTTATTATGAAAAATAA
- the fusA gene encoding elongation factor G: MARQFTLDKVRNVGIMAHIDAGKTTTTERILFYTGRTHRIGEVHEGAATMDWMEQEQERGITITSAATTAQWKNHKINIIDTPGHVDFTVEVERSLRVLDGAITVLSAKDGVEPQTETVWRQADKYKVPRMVYINKMDIMGADFLNVIQMMKDRLQANAIPIQLPIGREDTFTGIIDLIKMKAEMYRDDLGEKIEETDIPEEMLALAETYRTKLLEAVVEQDEDLTIKYLEGEEITTAELISSLRKATIETKIIPVTCGSSYKNKGVQLLLDAVIAYMPSPEDIPPIKGISLEGDIPMERKPEDTEPFSALAFKIMVDPFVGKLCFFRVYSGKLDAGSYVYNSVKDKRERIGRIVQMHANHREDIKEVFTGDIAAAVGLKDTTTGDTLCDEAHPIILESMQFPETVISVAIEPKTKAGQEKMGIALSKLAEEDPTFKTYTDPDTGQTIISGMGELHLDIIVDRMMREYKVEANVGKPQVAYKETIKKKVKVEGKFIRQSGGKGQFGHVWLEIEPKEAGTGFEFVNKIVGGAIPREYIPAVEAGITEALNNGVLGGYPVIDLKVTLFDGSYHEVDSSEMAFKIAGSMAFKDGCKKAAPVLLEPIMKVEVTVPENYMGDIIGNINSRRGKIEGMEARGVMQIVRGFVPLSEMFGYATDLRSRTQGRATYSMEMHHFEEVPKNVAEKVIEAKDN, translated from the coding sequence ATGGCAAGACAATTTACACTTGATAAAGTTAGAAACGTAGGAATTATGGCTCATATTGATGCTGGCAAAACAACAACGACTGAGCGCATCCTATTTTATACAGGAAGAACTCATAGAATAGGCGAAGTTCATGAAGGTGCTGCTACAATGGACTGGATGGAACAAGAGCAAGAAAGAGGAATAACAATTACTTCGGCTGCGACAACAGCACAATGGAAAAATCATAAAATTAACATTATTGACACCCCTGGCCACGTTGACTTCACAGTTGAAGTGGAACGATCACTTCGCGTGCTTGATGGGGCTATAACAGTACTGTCTGCTAAAGATGGCGTTGAGCCGCAAACAGAAACGGTATGGAGACAGGCGGATAAGTATAAAGTTCCAAGGATGGTTTATATAAACAAAATGGATATTATGGGTGCTGATTTTTTAAATGTCATACAAATGATGAAAGATAGATTGCAAGCAAATGCAATTCCCATCCAATTGCCAATCGGTCGTGAAGATACTTTTACAGGTATTATCGACCTGATAAAAATGAAAGCGGAAATGTATAGGGATGATTTAGGTGAAAAAATAGAAGAAACTGATATTCCTGAAGAAATGTTAGCCTTAGCTGAGACGTATAGAACAAAGCTTCTTGAAGCAGTTGTTGAGCAAGATGAAGATTTAACGATCAAATATCTTGAAGGTGAAGAAATCACAACAGCTGAATTAATATCCAGTTTGCGAAAAGCGACAATCGAAACGAAAATTATTCCAGTGACATGTGGATCTTCCTATAAAAATAAAGGTGTCCAACTTCTACTTGATGCAGTTATCGCTTATATGCCTTCCCCTGAAGATATACCACCGATCAAAGGAATTTCTCTTGAAGGTGATATACCAATGGAAAGAAAGCCTGAGGATACCGAACCATTTTCAGCTTTGGCATTTAAAATTATGGTTGACCCATTCGTTGGAAAACTTTGTTTCTTTAGAGTATATTCGGGAAAACTGGACGCTGGATCTTACGTTTACAATTCAGTGAAAGACAAAAGAGAACGAATTGGTAGAATCGTGCAAATGCATGCAAATCATAGAGAAGATATTAAAGAAGTTTTTACAGGAGATATCGCTGCAGCAGTTGGTCTTAAAGATACAACTACAGGAGATACACTTTGTGATGAAGCGCATCCAATTATTCTAGAATCCATGCAATTCCCTGAAACAGTGATCAGTGTAGCAATTGAACCAAAGACGAAAGCTGGGCAGGAAAAGATGGGCATCGCATTATCGAAGCTTGCCGAAGAAGATCCAACCTTCAAGACTTATACCGACCCAGATACTGGTCAAACTATAATATCTGGTATGGGAGAACTTCACCTAGACATCATCGTGGATAGAATGATGCGAGAATACAAAGTTGAAGCAAATGTAGGAAAACCGCAAGTTGCATACAAAGAAACAATTAAGAAAAAAGTTAAAGTTGAAGGTAAGTTCATCAGACAGTCTGGCGGTAAAGGTCAGTTCGGTCATGTATGGCTTGAGATTGAACCAAAAGAAGCCGGTACTGGCTTTGAATTTGTCAATAAGATTGTCGGTGGAGCGATCCCAAGAGAATACATCCCTGCAGTTGAAGCTGGTATAACAGAAGCACTAAACAACGGTGTACTCGGCGGATATCCAGTAATAGATCTTAAAGTTACTTTGTTTGATGGCTCCTACCACGAGGTTGACTCATCAGAAATGGCCTTTAAAATTGCTGGTTCTATGGCCTTCAAAGATGGATGCAAAAAAGCTGCCCCTGTGCTGCTCGAGCCTATCATGAAAGTGGAGGTTACAGTTCCAGAAAACTATATGGGCGATATAATCGGTAATATAAACTCGAGAAGAGGTAAAATCGAGGGTATGGAAGCAAGAGGCGTCATGCAGATTGTAAGAGGGTTTGTTCCCCTCTCTGAAATGTTTGGATATGCAACAGATCTTCGTTCAAGGACGCAAGGCAGAGCCACTTATTCTATGGAAATGCATCACTTCGAAGAAGTACCAAAAAACGTAGCAGAAAAAGTCATCGAAGCAAAAGATAACTAA
- a CDS encoding ABC transporter substrate-binding protein, with product MRKNILKTIVFGLCSTLLLAGCGSSSSTGSADGNGKKIKIEYWHVNAETQGGKTVDQLVKEFNAQSKDVEVVARYNPDMYKGLMQNLQAEVATGKSPAVVQIGWAFLDYFSNNFQYVEPQKIIDASFPDDKTFLQDKFLPNILGLAKNSKESQVGIPYSLSTPVLYINKDLLKQAGLDENGPKTWEELIQFSNTIKEKTGKYGFYMQEPADNWAQQSLIESNGAKMITNGKASFASEEGIKAYQAYADMVVNTKSALHISWGEGVQSFIDGNVGMLYTTIAQRANVQNNAKFDVTAVNSPAWQGKDRKLPAGGCFLAITAQSPEEQKAAWEFMKFLYSVQSMAEWTKGTGYVPPRKDVAEAENGLKSFLAENKMMTAATTQMESVVPWTSFPGDAGLQAEQLLLDVRDRILNGNISARDGLTETQTKINTLMK from the coding sequence ATGCGAAAAAATATTTTGAAGACGATCGTCTTCGGGCTATGTAGCACTCTTTTACTAGCTGGATGTGGATCTTCCAGCTCTACTGGCAGCGCAGACGGCAATGGTAAAAAAATTAAGATTGAATATTGGCATGTCAATGCTGAAACACAAGGCGGTAAAACAGTGGATCAGCTTGTTAAGGAATTTAACGCGCAAAGTAAAGATGTTGAAGTGGTTGCTCGTTATAATCCGGATATGTACAAGGGTTTGATGCAGAATTTGCAGGCTGAGGTTGCGACGGGTAAATCACCGGCTGTCGTACAAATAGGATGGGCATTTTTAGATTATTTTTCTAATAATTTTCAATATGTTGAACCTCAAAAAATTATAGATGCAAGTTTTCCGGATGATAAAACTTTTCTTCAAGATAAGTTTCTTCCGAACATATTAGGTCTTGCTAAAAACAGTAAAGAAAGTCAAGTTGGTATCCCTTATTCATTGAGTACACCAGTATTATATATAAACAAAGATCTTTTGAAACAAGCTGGATTAGATGAAAATGGACCAAAGACTTGGGAAGAATTGATCCAATTCTCTAATACGATTAAAGAAAAAACAGGAAAATACGGTTTTTATATGCAAGAACCAGCCGATAACTGGGCGCAACAATCCTTAATTGAAAGCAATGGTGCTAAGATGATAACCAACGGCAAGGCAAGTTTTGCCTCAGAAGAAGGCATCAAAGCATATCAAGCTTATGCGGATATGGTAGTAAATACAAAATCAGCGCTACATATTTCTTGGGGTGAGGGTGTACAATCCTTCATTGACGGAAATGTTGGCATGTTATATACGACGATTGCACAGAGAGCAAATGTCCAAAACAATGCAAAATTTGATGTTACAGCGGTGAATTCACCAGCTTGGCAAGGCAAGGATAGAAAATTGCCAGCAGGCGGATGTTTCTTAGCAATTACAGCACAGTCACCTGAAGAACAAAAAGCAGCGTGGGAATTTATGAAATTCCTTTATAGTGTGCAGTCTATGGCAGAATGGACGAAAGGTACCGGCTATGTACCACCTCGTAAAGATGTAGCTGAGGCTGAAAATGGCTTAAAAAGTTTCTTAGCTGAAAACAAAATGATGACGGCAGCTACAACGCAAATGGAAAGTGTAGTACCTTGGACCTCTTTCCCAGGGGATGCAGGTCTCCAAGCAGAACAGCTGTTACTTGATGTAAGAGATCGAATCTTAAATGGCAATATTTCAGCGCGGGACGGTTTGACGGAAACCCAGACGAAGATTAATACATTGATGAAATAG